The Arenicella xantha genome window below encodes:
- a CDS encoding GumC family protein yields MNDYYNSSAMDLPYYWQILKTVFKKNYKKSIFMALLVGGLTFLYSLTLESQYRATTLLHVAPKSTAVFNLRELFLDRRDPAFQSTQIGIMRSRVLLANVVERLELDKSPYFSGTKVSVLSKLKQKVGLGGSKPSAENRKRLIAYTLRNKIDIDSAKDSYLMTISLDLPDPQLAADITNALAAEYIESVESNQRKSTEASEEWLLNRLAVVNADLKQAEFELQEFKEREDIIGSSRQNDGMASQEVDMISSRLLEAKQKRLASAALYQQIVATEKGKGDLQGINAIQNDLIVQSIRKELLELESRRGELTQRYGSEHRRMIEVNSQIAAANENLQRQTERVVLAIKSEYELAKESEAFLTSSLGASTNKVQSLGRKQFDLLGLEQNVRTQRDVYQAFLTRLNESRATGVSVNENVRIVDPAGKPLQPLASKAPLLVVLLSVLSGLLGLFIGLLRELFDNTISNDDDVDKTLGTISLGSVPLIDDIPDEADPDIAYNYFGNHLVSQFSECIRTVRSSLMVSSIDETKRRILVTSTVPGEGKTSMAISLAMAFGQVQKTLLIDCDLRRPSLDGLLDSTPFNRRRVGLSDLCLGTASPSECIHSLPITGLHVIMAGTVNPNPQELFCSTKFSEVLDKLSEVYDVIVIDSPPSGGLSDAMLLSTYVDQIAYVIKANSTPVTKIRAAIQSMLKSGAPITGAVLNQVPLLDSSFSYYYGRGYYAESLQYDAKDAGPELNQGT; encoded by the coding sequence ATGAATGATTATTACAACTCGTCGGCGATGGATCTACCATATTATTGGCAGATTCTAAAAACGGTTTTTAAGAAAAATTATAAAAAATCGATTTTTATGGCGTTGCTCGTTGGTGGGTTAACGTTTTTGTACTCGCTGACCCTTGAGTCACAATATCGAGCCACAACGCTGTTGCATGTAGCACCTAAGTCGACTGCCGTATTCAATTTAAGGGAGTTATTTCTTGATCGGCGTGACCCCGCTTTCCAGTCTACACAAATAGGCATTATGCGTTCGCGTGTATTATTGGCTAATGTTGTGGAACGTTTAGAGTTAGATAAGAGCCCATATTTTTCAGGCACAAAGGTAAGTGTTTTAAGCAAATTAAAACAAAAGGTCGGTTTGGGTGGTTCTAAACCAAGTGCCGAAAATAGAAAGCGTTTGATTGCATATACGCTCCGAAACAAGATTGATATAGATTCTGCAAAGGACTCGTATTTGATGACGATTTCTTTAGATTTGCCTGACCCCCAATTGGCCGCTGACATTACAAATGCGCTTGCAGCTGAATATATTGAATCGGTCGAATCGAACCAAAGAAAGTCAACTGAAGCCTCCGAAGAATGGTTGTTGAACCGACTCGCCGTGGTTAATGCTGACCTCAAACAAGCTGAGTTTGAACTGCAAGAGTTTAAGGAGCGCGAGGATATAATTGGTAGCAGTAGACAGAATGACGGCATGGCGTCACAAGAAGTCGATATGATTTCCAGCCGTTTGCTTGAGGCTAAACAAAAGCGCCTAGCTTCAGCTGCTTTATACCAGCAGATAGTCGCTACCGAGAAAGGAAAAGGCGATTTGCAAGGGATCAACGCAATTCAGAATGATTTAATAGTTCAAAGCATTCGAAAGGAATTGTTAGAACTTGAAAGTAGGCGCGGAGAATTAACTCAACGATATGGCTCTGAGCACCGACGGATGATTGAGGTGAACTCACAAATTGCTGCGGCAAACGAGAACTTACAAAGGCAGACCGAGCGCGTGGTTTTAGCCATCAAATCAGAATATGAATTAGCCAAAGAAAGTGAGGCATTTTTGACAAGTTCATTAGGTGCTTCGACTAATAAAGTTCAATCACTTGGGCGTAAGCAATTTGATTTACTTGGCCTTGAGCAAAACGTTCGCACTCAACGTGATGTCTATCAAGCGTTTCTAACGAGGTTGAACGAAAGTAGGGCAACCGGCGTTAGCGTAAATGAAAACGTCCGAATTGTTGACCCAGCCGGTAAGCCGTTGCAACCATTGGCCAGTAAGGCGCCGCTGCTGGTAGTTTTGTTATCAGTGCTCAGCGGTTTATTGGGCTTATTCATTGGTTTGTTACGAGAGCTGTTTGATAACACCATTAGCAATGATGACGATGTGGATAAAACCCTAGGCACCATTAGTCTAGGCTCCGTGCCGTTGATCGATGATATACCAGACGAGGCAGATCCCGATATCGCCTACAATTATTTCGGTAATCACTTAGTTTCTCAGTTTTCTGAATGTATTAGAACCGTGCGCTCGAGTTTGATGGTTTCATCAATTGACGAAACTAAGCGCCGAATTCTAGTGACCTCTACCGTGCCAGGCGAAGGGAAAACATCGATGGCGATTAGTCTAGCGATGGCATTTGGGCAGGTACAAAAAACGTTATTAATTGATTGCGATTTACGTCGTCCGTCGTTAGACGGGCTACTTGATAGCACGCCGTTCAACCGGAGAAGAGTCGGCTTGAGTGATCTATGTTTAGGGACGGCGTCTCCGTCTGAATGCATACACTCATTACCTATAACTGGGCTGCATGTGATTATGGCCGGAACGGTGAACCCGAATCCACAAGAATTATTTTGCTCAACTAAGTTTAGCGAGGTGTTAGATAAGCTCTCTGAGGTATATGATGTTATTGTAATCGACTCACCACCAAGTGGTGGGTTGAGTGATGCCATGCTGCTGTCAACTTACGTAGACCAAATAGCTTATGTTATAAAAGCTAATTCCACTCCGGTGACTAAAATTAGGGCAGCGATACAGTCAATGTTGAAGTCTGGAGCTCCGATTACCGGAGCTGTTTTGAATCAAGTGCCGTTGTTAGATTCTTCATTTTCTTACTATTATGGGCGAGGTTATTATGCTGAATCATTGCAGTACGACGCCAAGGACGCTGGGCCAGAACTAAATCAAGGCACATAA
- a CDS encoding oligosaccharide flippase family protein, with product MYNYTQSAFLASGTYASSIVSMLLRNILFARLLSPYDFSIALTFGVVLSLFEYMTSFGHEMLMQRSEHGNKERFQATMQSVMVLRGFSIAAFIVLISPTIASFLNVQSSVFNYALLAVVPFINGFTHLDPQRLHRQNNFVITAKIGITADIASIVMALLCALIWSSYWAFYISFVFRHSISTVLSHFWASRPYRLALNKDYIFELWHFGLPLVAVGILKYFGTEIDKALIASYSGLHQFTLYFLTMMITANAANIIAVGLSKIFIRRISTATQDQLSHTAYGNGVITLYLALPLLLTITIFGELIIRLVFGTQYPPIPYLIPAVVTLVAIRQLSHWLNQIVVGGNETKLILYADMVRILVLAIGLLIVVKGEDVRLFTLAFILCELAYVIFLSKLLSKSVDGIRKYSLILLAITVMSSSVFYVLYWLTYDNNTFIYKAAYYLASMFILLGFFNASSALCRAQSLKLLRVIQILLMSKFRPT from the coding sequence ATGTATAACTATACTCAATCCGCATTTTTGGCCTCGGGCACCTATGCTAGCTCAATTGTTTCCATGCTTTTGCGGAACATTCTTTTTGCTCGTTTACTCAGTCCCTACGACTTTTCAATAGCCCTTACGTTTGGCGTTGTGTTATCTCTTTTTGAGTACATGACTAGCTTTGGGCATGAAATGCTTATGCAACGTTCGGAGCACGGAAACAAGGAACGGTTTCAAGCCACCATGCAAAGTGTCATGGTATTGAGAGGCTTCTCTATCGCAGCGTTCATTGTATTGATCTCACCGACTATCGCGAGCTTCCTAAATGTCCAATCTAGTGTATTTAACTATGCATTATTAGCCGTCGTGCCATTCATAAATGGTTTCACTCACTTGGACCCGCAGCGCCTTCATCGCCAAAATAATTTTGTTATAACTGCAAAGATCGGGATTACTGCTGATATCGCATCCATCGTTATGGCGCTGCTCTGTGCTCTAATTTGGAGTAGTTATTGGGCATTTTATATTTCATTCGTGTTTCGTCACTCAATTAGCACAGTGTTATCTCATTTTTGGGCAAGTCGCCCATACCGCCTAGCCCTCAATAAAGACTATATATTTGAACTGTGGCATTTTGGTCTGCCGCTGGTTGCGGTCGGAATATTAAAGTACTTCGGCACTGAAATCGACAAAGCACTCATTGCAAGCTACTCCGGCCTACATCAGTTTACCCTATACTTTCTGACCATGATGATTACCGCAAATGCAGCAAACATAATCGCAGTTGGCTTATCGAAAATATTCATTCGTAGAATCAGCACAGCCACTCAAGACCAACTTAGTCATACAGCTTATGGCAATGGCGTGATCACTCTATACCTAGCGCTGCCTCTTTTGCTAACTATTACAATATTTGGAGAGCTAATTATTCGTCTTGTCTTTGGCACACAATACCCACCGATACCGTACCTGATACCCGCTGTTGTGACGCTGGTTGCGATACGTCAACTGAGCCACTGGCTAAACCAAATAGTAGTGGGCGGAAACGAAACTAAATTAATCCTTTATGCCGATATGGTGCGCATTTTAGTGTTAGCTATCGGTCTTTTAATTGTCGTTAAAGGTGAAGACGTTAGGCTATTTACATTAGCATTTATTCTATGTGAATTGGCCTATGTTATTTTCCTATCGAAGTTGTTGTCAAAATCGGTTGATGGAATCAGAAAGTACAGTCTAATACTATTAGCGATAACCGTAATGTCGAGTAGCGTATTTTACGTCTTGTATTGGCTCACCTATGACAACAATACATTCATATACAAAGCCGCTTACTACCTTGCCAGTATGTTTATCCTGCTTGGTTTTTTTAATGCCTCATCGGCGCTATGCCGAGCTCAATCATTGAAACTGCTGCGCGTTATCCAAATACTACTGATGAGTAAATTTCGCCCAACCTAA
- a CDS encoding polysaccharide biosynthesis/export family protein, with the protein MTIIFSLMSCVLFVLRRSLLCLTVVFVFSGVASSQLDSNYKLGAGDKIKILVFEEPDMSFELTVDNAGIISYPYLGEIKIKGKSTSELENELTKGLKGRVLVKPNIAVSVVEYRPFSIGGEVRNPGNYPFEPNLTLRKAINLAGGVTEWSNGKRFKIDREQKQDDDLLSLDSSVFPGDVVTVLPRGF; encoded by the coding sequence ATGACTATAATATTTTCGCTAATGTCTTGTGTTTTGTTTGTTTTAAGACGTAGTTTATTGTGTTTGACGGTAGTCTTCGTTTTCAGTGGAGTGGCGTCTTCTCAATTAGACTCAAATTATAAACTCGGTGCAGGCGACAAGATAAAAATTCTGGTATTCGAAGAGCCAGATATGTCTTTTGAACTAACAGTCGATAACGCGGGAATAATTTCTTACCCTTATTTAGGGGAAATCAAAATTAAAGGGAAAAGTACTTCCGAACTGGAAAATGAGTTAACCAAAGGCCTAAAAGGGCGTGTTCTAGTTAAACCCAATATCGCGGTGTCCGTGGTCGAGTATCGACCATTCTCAATTGGTGGTGAAGTTAGAAATCCCGGAAACTACCCGTTCGAGCCTAATCTCACTCTCAGAAAAGCAATCAATTTAGCGGGTGGTGTGACTGAGTGGAGTAATGGCAAGCGCTTTAAAATTGACCGTGAACAAAAACAAGATGACGACCTTCTTAGTTTAGATTCATCGGTATTCCCCGGTGATGTGGTGACTGTTTTACCTCGGGGTTTCTAA